Proteins encoded in a region of the Zea mays cultivar B73 chromosome 4, Zm-B73-REFERENCE-NAM-5.0, whole genome shotgun sequence genome:
- the LOC732824 gene encoding putative calcium/calmodulin dependent protein kinase: MSKTESRKLSDDYEVAEVLGRGGFSIVRRGVSKSEGKAAQQVAIKTLRRLGPATTTGGSTLPPQQGSNKGGGLVPTWKQVSSISDALLTNEILVMRRIVEAVAPHPNVIALHDVYEDARGVHLVLELCSGGELFDRIVGRDRHYSEFDAAGVVRQIARGLQALHGAGVVHRDLKPENCLFADRGEASTLKIMDFGLSSVEDFSDPVVTLFGSIDYVSPEALSRQDVSAASDMWSVGVILYILLSGCPPFHAPTNREKQQRILQGEFSFQDHTWKTISSSAKELISSLLSVEPYKRPTASDLLGHPWVIGDCAKQDLMDAEVVTKLQRFNARRKLRAAAIASVLSSKVALRTKRLRNLLGRHDLSSEELDNLRAHFARICADGENATLAEFEQVLRAMRLEALVPLAPRVFDLFDNNRDGTVDMREILCGLSSLRNSRGDDALRLCFQMYDADRSGCISKDELASMLRALPEECLPGDITEPGKLDEVFDEMDANGDGKVSFEEFKAAMQKDSALQDVVLSSLRPPPPP; this comes from the exons ATGTCCAAGACCGAGAGCAGGAAGCTGTCGGACGACTATGAGGTCGCGGAGGTCCTCGGCCGAGGCGGATTCTCGATCGTGAGGCGGGGAGTGAGCAAGTCAGAGGGGAAGGCGGCTCAACAGGTCGCCATAAAGACCCTGCGAAGGCTGGGCCCGGCCACCACGACCGGCGGGAGCACGCTGCCGCCGCAGCAAGGCTCAAATAAGGGCGGCGGCCTGGTTCCGACGTGGAAGCAGGTGTcgtccatctccgacgcgctGCTCACCAACGAGATCCTCGTGATGCGGCGGATCGTGGAGGCCGTGGCGCCGCACCCCAACGTCATCGCGCTGCACGACGTGTACGAGGACGCGCGCGGCGTGCACCTGGTCCTGGAGCTCTGCTCGGGCGGCGAGCTGTTCGACCGGATCGTGGGGCGCGACCGCCACTACTCGGAGTTCGACGCGGCGGGCGTCGTCCGCCAGATCGCGCGCGGGCTGCAGGCGCTCCACGGCGCGGGCGTCGTGCACCGGGACCTCAAGCCCGAGAACTGCCTCTTCGCCGACAGGGGCGAGGCCTCCACGCTCAAGATCATGGATTTCGGCCTCAGCTCCGTCGAGGACTTCAGCGACCCCGTCGTCACCCTGTTCGGCTCGATCGACTACGTCTCGCCGGAGGCCCTCTCGAGGCAGGATGTCTCGGCTGCCAGCGACATGTGGTCTGTTGGGGTGATTCTGTATATCCTCTTGTCCGG ATGCCCGCCGTTCCATGCACCAACTAATCGAGAGAAGCAGCAGAGGATACTGCAG GGAGAGTTCAGTTTCCAGGACCATACATGGAAGACAATCTCTTCATCAGCCAAAGAACTGATCTCCAGTCTTCTCTCTGTTGAGCCTTACAAGAGGCCAACAGCAAGTGAC CTGCTGGGGCATCCTTGGGTGATAGGGGACTGCGCGAAGCAGGACCTCATGGACGCGGAGGTCGTGACGAAGCTGCAGAGGTTCAACGCCAGAAGGAAGCTGCGGGCGGCGGCGATCGCCAGCGTGCTCAGCAGCAAGGTGGCGCTGCGGACGAAGCGGCTGCGGAACCTGCTGGGACGGCATGACCTGAGCTCCGAGGAGCTCGACAACCTGCGGGCTCACTTTGCACGGAT ATGCGCCGACGGCGAGAACGCGACGCTGGCGGAGTTCGAGCAGGTGCTGAGGGCGATGAGGCTGGAGGCGCTGGTCCCGCTGGCGCCGCGCGTGTTCGACCTGTTCGACAACAACCGCGACGGCACGGTGGACATGAGGGAGATCCTGTGCGGGCTGTCCAGCCTCCGCAACTCCCGCGGCGACGACGCGCTCCGGCTCTGCTTCCAG ATGTACGACGCCGACCGCTCCGGGTGCATAAGCAAGGACGAGCTGGCGTCGATGCTGCGA GCGCTGCCCGAGGAGTGCCTTCCGGGCGACATCACGGAGCCCGGGAAGCTGGACGAGGTGTTCGACGAGATGGACGCCAACGGCGACGGCAAGGTGAGCTTCGAGGAGTTCAAGGCGGCCATGCAGAAGGACAGCGCCCTCCAGGACGTCGTCCTCTCGTCcctccggccgccgccgccgccatag